A DNA window from Rossellomorea marisflavi contains the following coding sequences:
- a CDS encoding ATP-binding protein has product MRLWRSVVGKLWVTILLLVSFVLFILTILLLEFFQNYHVDVVENELTITADKVAKVIENHEDLDLGLELGSEIIDDPVNILITVDDNQELFSQDSTGVEKDIHRFIRNDPKLKEVKVRDETIKREYEVPSDPSANRHENIIVVGSHLSVNGQEGAVYLYQSLDVIKDTTKQTTKLIVLAMGIAIILTTIFAFFLSTRITSPLRKMREAAFEVAKGKFDTKVPILTKDEIGELATGFNQMGRQLKFHINALNQEKEQLSSILSSMADGVITFNRDGTILITNPPADRFLQQWYYEHGSNEGEAIPAIVKELLQSVVVTAMEQTDEISLQGRSYVVIVSPLYNNNTIRGAVAVVRDMTEERRLDKLRKDFIANVSHELRTPISMLQGYSEAIVDDIAETEEEKKEIARIIYDESLRMGRLVNDLLDLARMEAGHITLHEQSVSIMPFTERVANKFAGVAKEKKISIQFESEVERERELSIDPDKIEQVLTNLIDNAIRHTPGGGEVTVSLNRNTQGYLFFVQDTGSGIPEEDLPFVFERFYKADKARTRGKAGTGLGLAIARNIVEAHGGHIQVQSKLDQGTTFTFFLPY; this is encoded by the coding sequence ATGAGACTGTGGCGTAGTGTAGTCGGGAAGCTTTGGGTCACCATCCTTCTCCTCGTTTCCTTCGTTCTTTTCATCCTGACGATCCTGCTTCTTGAGTTCTTCCAGAACTACCATGTGGATGTGGTGGAAAACGAGCTCACGATCACTGCCGACAAAGTGGCCAAGGTGATTGAAAATCATGAAGACCTTGATCTGGGCCTCGAGCTTGGCAGTGAAATCATCGATGATCCCGTCAATATTCTCATTACGGTCGATGATAATCAGGAACTGTTTTCCCAGGATTCCACAGGGGTTGAGAAGGATATTCACCGGTTCATCAGAAATGACCCGAAACTGAAGGAAGTAAAAGTACGTGATGAGACCATCAAGAGGGAATATGAAGTTCCCTCCGATCCCTCTGCGAATCGTCATGAGAATATCATCGTCGTCGGAAGCCACCTGAGCGTCAACGGTCAGGAAGGGGCCGTCTATCTTTATCAGTCCCTTGATGTGATCAAGGATACGACGAAACAGACAACGAAGCTTATCGTCCTTGCCATGGGGATCGCGATCATCCTCACCACCATCTTTGCTTTCTTCCTCTCCACCAGGATCACATCGCCATTGAGGAAGATGAGGGAAGCAGCCTTCGAAGTGGCGAAAGGGAAGTTCGATACGAAAGTACCGATCCTGACAAAAGATGAAATCGGTGAACTTGCGACGGGATTCAACCAGATGGGAAGACAGCTGAAGTTCCATATCAATGCCTTGAATCAGGAAAAAGAACAGCTGTCGAGCATTTTGAGTTCCATGGCCGACGGGGTCATCACCTTCAATCGGGACGGTACGATCCTCATTACGAACCCTCCTGCAGACCGGTTCCTCCAGCAATGGTATTACGAGCACGGAAGCAACGAAGGCGAAGCGATTCCGGCCATCGTCAAAGAACTGTTGCAGAGCGTTGTGGTGACTGCCATGGAACAAACCGATGAGATTTCGCTTCAGGGACGGAGCTATGTGGTGATTGTCAGTCCACTTTATAATAATAATACGATCCGTGGCGCGGTCGCCGTCGTACGGGATATGACGGAAGAACGTCGACTGGACAAGCTTCGGAAAGATTTTATTGCGAACGTGTCCCATGAACTCCGCACCCCGATCTCGATGCTCCAGGGGTACAGCGAAGCGATTGTGGATGATATCGCGGAAACAGAAGAAGAGAAAAAAGAAATCGCCCGCATCATCTATGATGAGTCGCTCCGAATGGGAAGATTGGTCAATGACCTCCTCGACCTTGCGAGGATGGAGGCGGGGCACATCACCCTTCATGAACAATCGGTCAGTATCATGCCGTTCACAGAGCGGGTGGCCAATAAGTTTGCGGGTGTTGCCAAAGAGAAGAAGATTTCCATCCAGTTCGAGAGTGAGGTCGAGAGGGAACGTGAACTATCCATCGATCCTGATAAAATCGAACAGGTCCTGACCAATTTGATCGATAACGCCATACGGCATACTCCTGGGGGAGGAGAAGTGACCGTCTCCCTCAATCGGAATACCCAAGGCTACCTCTTCTTTGTACAAGACACAGGATCCGGGATCCCGGAGGAGGATCTGCCATTCGTCTTTGAACGATTCTATAAAGCGGATAAAGCAAGGACAAGGGGGAAGGCGGGAACAGGACTCGGCCTTGCGATCGCCCGGAATATCGTGGAAGCCCATGGCGGCCATATCCAGGTGCAAAGCAAACTCGATCAAGGGACAACGTTCACCTTCTTTCTTCCTTATTAG
- the sigX gene encoding RNA polymerase sigma factor SigX, with product MHSVFEDMYKKYHQDVFQFLLYMVQNRQLAEDLVQEVYIRVLKSHQHFEGKSSERTWLFSIAKNVAIDHFRKQKNWKNRLLDKFDWNRSELSDENPLPEELALANEEVRELYDCLKCCSTDHRMVIIMRYLQELSIVETAEILNWSESKVKTTQHRAVKWLRIEMNKRLRKEGDDSEAI from the coding sequence GTGCACTCCGTTTTTGAGGACATGTATAAAAAGTACCATCAGGATGTATTTCAATTTCTTCTCTACATGGTGCAGAACAGACAATTGGCTGAAGACCTTGTACAGGAAGTGTATATCCGCGTGCTCAAGTCACATCAGCATTTTGAAGGGAAGAGCTCTGAACGCACTTGGCTTTTCTCGATAGCGAAGAACGTTGCAATCGATCACTTCAGGAAGCAGAAGAACTGGAAAAATCGCCTTCTGGACAAATTTGACTGGAATCGGAGCGAATTGTCCGATGAGAACCCGCTTCCTGAAGAACTCGCCCTTGCCAATGAGGAAGTGCGCGAACTGTATGACTGCCTTAAGTGTTGTTCGACGGACCACCGCATGGTCATCATCATGCGTTATCTTCAGGAGCTTTCCATCGTAGAAACTGCAGAGATTTTGAACTGGTCGGAAAGCAAAGTGAAAACAACCCAGCATCGCGCCGTCAAATGGCTGCGGATTGAAATGAACAAACGGTTGCGGAAGGAGGGGGACGATAGTGAAGCAATCTGA